The proteins below are encoded in one region of Aquisphaera giovannonii:
- a CDS encoding ribosome-recycling factor, with protein MASWEDRIRQPVEHLADQLRGIRPGAIGPGFVETFVVECQGSRSPIGRIAAITTQAGRIIVAPFDRAMVPAIVKSLADARQNAYALDPARVCVTIPPLSGEQRDEVASHVKALGEKARVAVRSVRQDIRKQLAASGKRSDRVVQELTDGAMAEIDRLVDAKLVEISGDSPPHRSGRKS; from the coding sequence ATGGCGAGCTGGGAAGACCGAATCCGCCAGCCCGTCGAACACCTGGCGGATCAGCTCCGGGGCATCCGCCCTGGCGCGATCGGCCCGGGATTCGTCGAGACCTTCGTCGTGGAGTGCCAGGGGAGCCGCTCGCCGATCGGTCGGATCGCGGCGATCACGACGCAGGCGGGGCGGATCATCGTCGCGCCCTTCGACCGGGCGATGGTGCCGGCCATCGTCAAGTCGCTGGCGGACGCCCGCCAGAATGCCTACGCGCTGGACCCGGCCCGCGTCTGCGTGACGATCCCTCCGCTCAGCGGGGAGCAGCGGGACGAGGTCGCCTCGCACGTCAAGGCCCTGGGCGAGAAGGCCCGGGTGGCGGTCCGGTCGGTCCGCCAGGACATCCGCAAGCAGCTCGCCGCGTCGGGGAAGCGGTCCGACCGTGTGGTCCAGGAATTGACCGACGGCGCCATGGCCGAGATCGACCGGCTGGTCGACGCGAAGCTCGTCGAGATCAGCGGGGACAGTCCCCCGCACAGGTCCGGACGCAAGTCGTGA
- a CDS encoding STAS domain-containing protein gives MVLNVRLDGDLAVLSNFGRMMNDPRYVDAAADVRELLDRGVRNFVIELAGIRETGKSLLAILMTITRDVRKAGGEVVIAHPSREIEGHLAMMQMEDYWDVFPTVVDAAEFFGRPRLSRRKG, from the coding sequence GTGGTCCTTAACGTCCGCCTCGACGGCGACCTCGCGGTGCTCAGCAATTTCGGCCGGATGATGAACGACCCGCGCTACGTGGATGCGGCGGCGGACGTCCGCGAGCTGCTGGATCGCGGGGTGCGGAACTTCGTCATCGAGCTGGCCGGGATCCGCGAGACGGGGAAATCCCTGCTCGCCATCCTGATGACGATCACCCGCGACGTCCGCAAGGCCGGCGGCGAAGTCGTCATCGCGCATCCCAGCCGCGAGATCGAGGGGCACCTGGCGATGATGCAGATGGAGGATTACTGGGACGTCTTCCCGACGGTCGTGGACGCGGCCGAATTCTTCGGCCGTCCCCGCCTCTCCCGGCGGAAGGGCTGA
- a CDS encoding NADH:flavin oxidoreductase/NADH oxidase, translating into MTTDETRADARAGEPAAPGLLTRLSIRGVSFRNRVGMSPMCQYSCKDGLATDWHLVHLGSRAVGGAGLVMVEATAVTPEGRISPGDMGLWDDHQAEPLARIARFVESQGAVPGIQLAHAGRKGSCDVPWNGGRSLKTREEGGWTVVGPSAIPFHDGDPVPVALDEAGIDGIVAAFEASARRAVGAGFRLLEIHAAHGYLLHEFLSPLSNRRTDRYGGSLENRARLLLRVAQRLRSLMPAEMPLFVRISATDWVDGGWDAEQSVALAGMLREVGVDLIDVSSGALVPHAKIPVAPGFQVPFAARIRKEAGIRTAAVGMITQAAQAQAIIEAGEADIVLIGRELLREPYWALDAARELGGEAPWPTPYGYAVKRR; encoded by the coding sequence ATGACGACTGACGAGACGCGTGCGGACGCGAGAGCGGGCGAGCCCGCGGCCCCGGGATTGTTGACTCGACTCTCGATCCGGGGCGTGAGCTTCCGCAATCGGGTCGGCATGTCGCCGATGTGCCAGTACTCCTGCAAGGACGGGCTGGCGACGGACTGGCACCTCGTGCACCTCGGCAGTCGGGCGGTCGGCGGCGCCGGCCTGGTGATGGTGGAGGCGACGGCCGTCACCCCCGAGGGTCGGATCTCGCCCGGCGACATGGGGCTCTGGGACGACCATCAGGCCGAGCCGCTGGCGCGGATCGCCCGCTTCGTGGAGTCGCAGGGCGCCGTGCCGGGGATCCAGCTCGCTCACGCCGGCCGCAAGGGGAGCTGCGACGTCCCCTGGAACGGGGGGCGTAGCCTGAAGACGCGCGAGGAGGGGGGCTGGACGGTGGTCGGCCCCAGCGCGATCCCGTTCCACGACGGGGATCCCGTCCCCGTCGCGCTCGACGAGGCGGGCATCGACGGGATCGTCGCGGCCTTCGAGGCGTCGGCCCGGCGTGCCGTGGGGGCCGGCTTCCGCCTGCTCGAGATCCACGCGGCCCACGGTTACCTGCTGCACGAATTCCTCTCGCCGCTCTCCAATCGGCGGACGGACCGCTACGGCGGGTCGCTCGAGAACCGCGCCCGCCTCCTGCTGCGGGTGGCCCAGCGCCTGCGATCGCTCATGCCCGCGGAGATGCCGCTTTTCGTCCGGATCTCGGCCACGGACTGGGTCGACGGGGGCTGGGACGCGGAGCAGTCCGTGGCGCTGGCCGGCATGCTCCGCGAGGTCGGCGTGGACCTGATCGACGTCTCGTCGGGCGCGCTGGTCCCGCACGCGAAGATCCCGGTCGCGCCCGGGTTCCAGGTCCCATTCGCCGCGCGGATCCGGAAGGAAGCGGGCATCCGGACCGCGGCGGTCGGCATGATCACCCAGGCCGCCCAGGCGCAGGCGATCATCGAGGCCGGCGAGGCGGACATCGTGCTGATCGGACGCGAGCTGCTCCGGGAGCCATACTGGGCGCTCGACGCGGCGAGGGAACTCGGGGGCGAGGCCCCTTGGCCAACCCCCTACGGTTACGCCGTGAAGCGGCGCTGA
- the msrA gene encoding peptide-methionine (S)-S-oxide reductase MsrA, whose translation MATATFGAGCFWGVEAAFARLPGVIETAVGYEGGTLDNPTYRDVCSDRTGHAEVVQIEFDPTQIPYEQLLAAFWKVHDPTTPNRQGPDHGSQYRSVVFYHDDAQRRAAEAMKEKLDAEGVFRRPIVTQIVPASKFWRAEEYHQKYVQKHGGSSCHI comes from the coding sequence ATGGCGACCGCGACATTCGGCGCAGGCTGCTTCTGGGGGGTCGAGGCGGCCTTCGCCCGGCTCCCCGGAGTGATCGAGACGGCCGTCGGCTACGAGGGCGGCACGCTGGACAACCCGACCTACCGCGACGTCTGTTCGGACCGCACAGGCCACGCGGAGGTCGTCCAGATCGAGTTCGACCCGACCCAGATTCCGTACGAGCAGCTCCTGGCCGCCTTCTGGAAGGTGCACGACCCGACCACGCCCAACCGGCAAGGGCCGGACCACGGCAGCCAGTATCGCTCCGTGGTCTTCTACCACGACGACGCCCAGCGCCGGGCCGCGGAGGCCATGAAGGAGAAGCTCGATGCCGAGGGCGTCTTCCGACGCCCCATCGTCACGCAGATCGTGCCGGCCTCGAAATTCTGGAGGGCCGAGGAATACCACCAGAAGTACGTGCAGAAGCACGGGGGCAGCAGCTGCCACATCTGA
- a CDS encoding YqgE/AlgH family protein: MESLKGQLLIATPELVAPMFARSVILMLDHNEDGALGVILNQPISTTLTDLAGKVFDEEFVWDKPLRLGGPVSGSLLVLHTVEELADQETLPGVYVTLESSQVQRLITRKPEPSLVIANYSGWGPGQLEGEFGWDSWLTLPATPELVFWDDDRDLWKVTVSEVRARKLSDFLGLKGVPGDPSLN; this comes from the coding sequence ATGGAATCGCTCAAAGGGCAACTGCTGATTGCGACTCCGGAGCTGGTGGCCCCGATGTTCGCCCGGTCGGTCATCCTGATGCTGGACCACAACGAGGACGGGGCACTCGGGGTGATCCTCAATCAGCCCATCAGCACGACGCTCACCGACCTCGCGGGCAAGGTCTTCGACGAGGAATTCGTCTGGGACAAGCCGCTCAGGCTCGGGGGACCGGTCTCCGGCTCGCTGCTGGTGCTGCATACGGTGGAGGAGCTGGCGGACCAGGAGACCCTCCCCGGGGTCTACGTCACGCTCGAATCCTCGCAGGTGCAGCGGCTGATCACGCGGAAGCCGGAGCCCTCGCTCGTGATCGCCAATTACTCGGGCTGGGGGCCGGGGCAGCTCGAGGGCGAGTTCGGTTGGGACTCGTGGCTGACGCTCCCCGCGACCCCGGAGCTCGTGTTCTGGGACGACGATCGGGACCTGTGGAAGGTGACCGTGAGCGAGGTCCGCGCGCGGAAGCTGTCCGACTTCCTCGGGCTGAAAGGCGTGCCGGGAGACCCCTCGCTCAATTGA
- a CDS encoding UvrB/UvrC motif-containing protein has translation MKCQKCSKPATFHITDIVEKGKHREYHFCDEHARQHLTAPEETPESAPMGELAKKLASGSSASVSFREASPADKQVCPVCQITFLEFRKSGRLGCPYDYEVFRDELMPLLESIHGETRHSGKVPRRAPRNTQQQTTLIQLRNELKRAVAAEDYEEAARLRDRIKSIEQEQGR, from the coding sequence ATGAAATGCCAGAAGTGCTCCAAGCCGGCCACCTTCCACATCACGGACATCGTGGAGAAGGGGAAGCACCGCGAATACCACTTCTGCGACGAGCACGCCCGCCAGCACCTGACCGCCCCTGAGGAGACGCCCGAATCGGCGCCCATGGGCGAGCTCGCCAAGAAGCTCGCCAGCGGCTCGTCGGCGTCGGTCTCGTTCCGGGAGGCCTCGCCCGCGGACAAGCAGGTCTGCCCGGTCTGCCAGATCACCTTCCTGGAGTTCCGCAAGTCGGGCCGCCTCGGCTGCCCGTATGATTACGAGGTCTTCCGCGACGAATTGATGCCCCTGCTCGAGAGCATCCACGGGGAGACCCGCCACTCCGGGAAGGTCCCCCGGCGGGCGCCGCGGAACACGCAGCAGCAGACGACCTTGATCCAGCTCCGCAACGAGCTCAAGCGGGCCGTCGCGGCCGAGGATTACGAGGAGGCCGCGCGCCTCCGCGATCGCATCAAGTCGATCGAGCAGGAGCAGGGGCGTTGA
- a CDS encoding UvrB/UvrC motif-containing protein, protein MICQRCKNEASVHLTERVGGKRKEIHLCSACAKKSGLGLPESPPNLALDAVVQDLILTHVGELVGELAELACPECGIKYMEFRAGGRLGCPQDYRIFGRGLLPVIQRVHGATRHVGKVARQRPGAIHRLRLRSQLRDAIAREDYEEAARLRDQLRLKDIHA, encoded by the coding sequence ATGATCTGCCAGCGTTGCAAGAATGAGGCCTCGGTCCACCTCACCGAGAGGGTGGGCGGGAAGCGGAAGGAGATCCACCTCTGCTCGGCCTGCGCCAAGAAGTCCGGCCTGGGCCTCCCCGAATCGCCCCCGAATTTGGCCCTCGACGCCGTCGTGCAGGACCTGATCCTGACGCACGTCGGCGAGCTAGTCGGCGAGCTGGCGGAGCTGGCCTGCCCGGAATGCGGGATCAAGTACATGGAGTTCCGCGCCGGCGGCCGCCTGGGATGCCCGCAGGATTACCGGATCTTCGGCCGCGGGCTGCTCCCGGTCATCCAGCGGGTCCACGGGGCCACGCGGCACGTCGGCAAGGTGGCCCGCCAGCGCCCGGGCGCCATCCACCGCCTCCGCCTCCGCTCGCAACTCCGCGACGCCATCGCGCGTGAGGACTACGAGGAGGCCGCACGCCTCAGGGATCAGCTCCGCCTCAAGGATATCCACGCATGA
- a CDS encoding protein arginine kinase, with product MTLDDLTKTSGEWLRGNGPESDIVMCSRIRLARNLAEFPFTNRSSRAEKGEIESHFKSALAASRLEMDYFDVNVLPPLDRQFLVERQIISSELAKGEGPRGVAISPHENAAIMVNEEDHLRIQYMLSGFRLHEVWDEINNIDDQLEENLAFAYNPSLGYLTACPTNVGTGIRVGVMLHLPGLVQDKSIDKVFRALQKINLAVRGLYGEGSQAFGDFYQISNQQTLGKSEPELIRILTDVVPQVLLYERQARQRLVTERRQHLHDQVSRAYGVLKTAQTISSEETMLLLSSVRMGINLGLIDDVSIATVNELFIQTQPAFLQKIRGSELDVEDRNVARATYLRSRLANGRMAPEP from the coding sequence ATGACTCTGGACGACCTGACGAAGACTTCGGGCGAATGGCTGCGCGGCAACGGCCCGGAGAGCGACATCGTGATGTGCTCGCGCATCCGGCTGGCCCGCAACCTCGCCGAATTCCCCTTCACCAACCGCAGCAGCCGCGCGGAGAAGGGCGAGATCGAGTCCCACTTCAAGTCGGCGCTGGCCGCCAGCCGCCTGGAGATGGACTACTTCGACGTCAACGTCCTGCCCCCGCTCGACCGCCAGTTCCTGGTCGAGCGGCAGATCATCTCCAGCGAGCTCGCCAAGGGCGAGGGCCCGCGCGGCGTCGCGATCAGCCCGCACGAGAACGCGGCGATCATGGTCAACGAGGAGGACCACCTCCGCATCCAGTACATGCTCTCGGGATTCCGGCTCCACGAGGTGTGGGACGAGATCAACAACATCGACGACCAGCTCGAGGAGAACCTCGCCTTCGCGTACAACCCGTCGCTCGGCTACCTCACCGCGTGCCCGACCAACGTGGGCACCGGGATCCGGGTCGGCGTGATGCTCCACCTCCCCGGCCTCGTCCAGGACAAGTCGATCGACAAGGTCTTCCGCGCGCTCCAGAAGATCAACCTCGCCGTCCGCGGCCTCTACGGCGAGGGGAGCCAGGCCTTCGGCGACTTCTACCAGATCTCCAACCAGCAGACCCTGGGCAAGAGCGAGCCGGAGCTGATCCGGATCCTCACCGACGTCGTCCCGCAGGTCCTCCTCTACGAGCGGCAGGCCCGCCAGAGGCTCGTCACCGAGCGGCGGCAGCACCTGCACGACCAGGTGAGCCGGGCCTACGGCGTCCTCAAGACCGCGCAGACGATCTCCAGCGAGGAGACGATGCTCCTCCTCTCCAGCGTCCGCATGGGCATCAACCTCGGCCTCATCGACGACGTGTCCATCGCCACGGTCAACGAGCTGTTCATCCAGACGCAGCCCGCGTTCCTCCAGAAGATCCGCGGCTCGGAGCTCGACGTGGAGGACCGGAACGTGGCGCGGGCCACCTACCTCCGCAGCCGACTGGCCAACGGGCGGATGGCGCCCGAGCCCTGA
- a CDS encoding J domain-containing protein: MATISFEIDPKSVLGVAEDASLDQIRDAYRRKSKILHPDAGGEEWAFRILAQSYEILSTARVRRAAAAEPPHPAAATAASHDARRDRKAGPSSETVRGGFHDADVPADRIVAVEHLCVRYLWDDAAYLFLARKQSDEERFLSCSLNIRWPDENRSAFAMGDEKVASILATLRETFAVMAASPDVVTSHVSDDHDEFAGWLTYRNFDRSWAALKALHAELRRKGLGLRQWSRDLFIPKNWK; this comes from the coding sequence TTGGCCACAATCAGCTTCGAGATCGACCCGAAGTCCGTCCTCGGCGTGGCGGAGGACGCGTCGCTCGATCAGATCCGCGACGCCTACCGGCGCAAGTCCAAGATCCTCCACCCCGACGCCGGCGGCGAGGAGTGGGCCTTCCGGATCCTCGCCCAGTCCTACGAGATCCTCAGCACGGCGCGCGTCCGCAGGGCCGCGGCCGCCGAGCCCCCACACCCGGCCGCCGCGACGGCGGCGTCCCACGACGCCCGCAGGGACCGAAAGGCCGGCCCCAGCTCCGAGACCGTGAGGGGCGGGTTCCACGACGCCGACGTGCCCGCCGACCGGATCGTGGCGGTGGAGCACCTCTGCGTGCGCTACCTGTGGGACGACGCGGCCTACCTCTTCCTCGCCCGGAAGCAGTCGGACGAGGAGCGATTCCTGAGCTGCAGCCTGAACATCCGATGGCCCGACGAGAACCGCTCCGCCTTCGCGATGGGAGACGAGAAGGTCGCGTCCATCCTGGCGACCCTCCGCGAGACGTTCGCCGTCATGGCCGCCTCGCCGGACGTGGTCACGTCCCACGTGAGTGACGACCACGACGAGTTCGCCGGATGGCTCACCTACCGGAACTTCGACCGATCCTGGGCCGCACTCAAGGCCCTGCACGCCGAGCTGAGGCGCAAGGGGCTGGGGCTCCGCCAGTGGTCGCGGGACCTCTTCATCCCCAAGAACTGGAAGTGA
- the coaD gene encoding pantetheine-phosphate adenylyltransferase: MSQETDPFRTAVFAGTFDPITLGHLDVIRRGRALFDHLIVGIGINPGKTSLFTVQERIDLAASVVRPYENVSVRSFDELTVQFVRRVGARVILRGLRTLTDMEYEFGMTLTNQRLDPEIETVFLMADGEYANISSSLIKQVARFGGGAALERFVPDELIGPIMAKIGSLESPEVNRW, from the coding sequence ATGAGCCAGGAGACCGACCCGTTCCGAACGGCCGTCTTCGCCGGCACCTTCGACCCGATCACGCTGGGCCACCTCGACGTGATCCGCAGGGGCCGCGCCCTGTTCGACCACCTGATCGTGGGCATCGGCATCAATCCCGGGAAGACGTCGCTGTTCACGGTCCAGGAGCGCATCGACCTGGCCGCGTCGGTCGTCAGGCCTTACGAGAACGTCAGCGTCCGGTCCTTCGACGAGCTGACCGTCCAGTTCGTGCGGAGGGTCGGAGCCCGCGTGATCCTCCGAGGCCTGCGCACCCTGACCGACATGGAGTACGAGTTCGGCATGACGCTGACCAACCAGCGCCTCGACCCCGAGATCGAGACCGTCTTCCTGATGGCCGACGGCGAGTATGCGAACATCTCGAGCTCGCTGATCAAGCAGGTCGCGCGGTTCGGCGGCGGCGCGGCCCTGGAGCGGTTCGTGCCGGACGAGCTCATCGGCCCCATCATGGCCAAGATCGGCTCGCTCGAGTCGCCGGAGGTCAACCGCTGGTGA
- a CDS encoding aminotransferase class V-fold PLP-dependent enzyme, which translates to MADPWDDLRDREFPVTRGWVYLDHAAVSPLPRRSGDVVRAWLEDQQGHGVVRWPEWGKKLEAARDAAARLIGADRAEIAFVNSTTQGIGLVAEGFPWRDGDNVVVPAEEYPSNVYPWMNLADRGVSVRLVPGRDGRIWPEDLAAAMDARTRVLAVSHVEFASGFRNDLDLLCELCHGRGVALFVDAIQGLGPLTLDVRKTPVDFLAADGHKWLLGPEGAGILHVRRDWIERLRPLGVGWHSVIGTFDAPELDFRLKPTAERWEGGSFNMPGIQGLGASLGLILEIGPEAVSARILDRAAAVRELAAGAGWRVVGSPRPGDVAGIVAIEQDGVDPAAAASAFREAGIVVSARRGRLRVSPHIYNDDDDLDRLRAALEMSRRPRGGA; encoded by the coding sequence GTGGCAGACCCCTGGGACGACCTCCGGGATCGCGAGTTCCCGGTGACGCGAGGCTGGGTCTACCTGGATCACGCGGCCGTCTCCCCCCTGCCCCGGCGATCCGGCGACGTCGTCCGGGCGTGGCTGGAGGACCAGCAGGGCCACGGCGTCGTCCGATGGCCCGAGTGGGGGAAGAAGCTCGAGGCCGCCCGGGACGCCGCGGCCCGCCTGATCGGTGCGGATCGGGCGGAGATCGCCTTCGTGAACTCGACGACGCAGGGGATCGGCCTGGTCGCGGAGGGCTTCCCCTGGCGGGACGGGGACAATGTGGTCGTCCCGGCCGAGGAGTATCCGTCGAACGTCTACCCCTGGATGAACCTGGCCGATCGGGGGGTTTCCGTCCGGCTGGTCCCCGGCCGCGACGGGCGGATCTGGCCGGAGGACCTGGCCGCCGCGATGGATGCGAGGACCCGGGTCCTCGCCGTCAGCCACGTCGAGTTCGCCTCGGGGTTCCGGAACGACCTGGACCTGCTCTGCGAGCTCTGCCACGGCCGCGGCGTGGCCCTCTTCGTGGACGCGATCCAGGGCCTCGGGCCGCTGACGCTCGACGTCCGGAAGACGCCCGTCGACTTCCTCGCGGCCGACGGCCACAAGTGGCTGCTGGGCCCCGAGGGCGCGGGAATCCTCCACGTCCGCCGCGACTGGATCGAGAGGCTCCGGCCCCTGGGCGTCGGCTGGCACAGCGTGATCGGCACGTTCGACGCCCCGGAGCTGGACTTCCGCCTCAAGCCGACCGCGGAGCGTTGGGAGGGGGGCTCCTTCAACATGCCGGGGATCCAGGGGCTCGGCGCGAGCCTCGGCCTGATCCTCGAGATCGGGCCGGAGGCCGTCTCGGCCCGGATCCTCGACCGCGCCGCCGCCGTGCGCGAGCTGGCGGCCGGCGCCGGTTGGCGGGTCGTCGGCTCGCCCCGGCCGGGGGACGTCGCGGGCATCGTCGCCATCGAGCAGGACGGCGTCGATCCGGCCGCCGCGGCCTCGGCGTTCCGGGAGGCGGGCATCGTCGTCTCGGCCCGCCGAGGGAGGCTGCGCGTCAGCCCCCACATCTACAACGACGACGACGACCTTGACCGCCTGCGGGCCGCCCTCGAGATGTCGCGGCGGCCGAGGGGGGGCGCCTAG
- a CDS encoding HYExAFE family protein encodes MAIRSNHYEAAFEAYVRSLRVPCVAIDESRRAVFGDDGLKNPDFLLYPRMASNLVVEVKGKRGRNPRGRRDWENWVTTDDLDGLVRWQSMFGPGFRSILAFVYAEMPRPFPLPRDNGSFEFRGQEYRFWGIALDDYVAHLRSRGPAWKAVAMARRAFRRRVRPLSEWLPMTLEAPRRPKPVKERDRCNANAAPGLPGSLPPSWRWD; translated from the coding sequence ATGGCCATCCGATCGAACCACTACGAGGCCGCCTTCGAGGCGTACGTCCGCTCGCTCCGCGTCCCCTGCGTGGCCATCGACGAGTCCCGGCGCGCGGTGTTCGGGGACGACGGCCTGAAGAACCCGGACTTCCTCCTCTACCCTCGGATGGCCTCGAACCTGGTCGTGGAGGTCAAGGGTAAGCGGGGGCGCAACCCCCGGGGCCGTCGCGACTGGGAGAACTGGGTGACGACGGATGACCTGGACGGGCTGGTCCGCTGGCAGTCCATGTTCGGCCCCGGTTTCCGCTCCATCCTGGCCTTCGTGTATGCCGAGATGCCGCGGCCGTTCCCGCTCCCCCGCGACAACGGCTCGTTCGAGTTCCGGGGCCAGGAATATCGCTTCTGGGGCATCGCCCTGGACGACTACGTGGCCCACCTCCGATCCCGGGGCCCGGCGTGGAAGGCCGTGGCCATGGCCCGGCGGGCGTTCCGCCGGCGGGTCCGGCCGCTCAGCGAATGGCTGCCCATGACCCTCGAGGCCCCTCGAAGACCCAAGCCCGTCAAGGAACGCGACCGATGCAACGCCAACGCAGCTCCTGGACTTCCCGGATCGCTCCCGCCCTCCTGGCGCTGGGACTGA
- a CDS encoding YkgJ family cysteine cluster protein produces the protein MRSRRRSPRPRRDELKAGECLCDHCVGKCCRYFSLPIDTPTTWDDFDSIRWYLAHGQTLIYTVKEQWYLLVMTKCNYLAADYRCKIYHDRPKICREYTTAECEYDDEWSFTKCFETPEQIWEYAEAVLPPRPRRKPAPGPAGLPIIQVP, from the coding sequence TTGAGATCCCGGCGACGATCCCCGAGGCCCCGCCGCGACGAGCTGAAGGCGGGGGAGTGCCTCTGCGACCACTGCGTGGGCAAGTGCTGCCGCTATTTCTCGCTGCCCATCGACACCCCGACCACGTGGGACGACTTCGACTCGATCCGCTGGTACCTGGCCCACGGCCAGACCCTGATCTACACGGTCAAGGAGCAGTGGTACTTGCTCGTGATGACGAAGTGCAACTACCTGGCCGCCGACTACCGCTGCAAGATCTACCACGACCGGCCCAAGATCTGCCGCGAGTACACCACCGCGGAATGCGAATACGACGACGAGTGGTCGTTCACCAAATGCTTCGAGACCCCGGAGCAGATCTGGGAGTACGCCGAGGCCGTCCTGCCGCCCCGCCCCCGCCGGAAGCCGGCCCCGGGGCCGGCCGGATTGCCGATCATCCAGGTGCCCTGA
- a CDS encoding site-2 protease family protein → MSDPLTWSPIRLGRWFGTTVRVHIFLILFVGSELLMALLATRAEDGVRRLPATACWLGLLLAALAIHELAHALAAYLLDTEQEEVHLWPLGNLVTPSAPARGGEHMLVALAGPAVSGALFLGIALGLEFLARAHFVWNPFGNGPVAGVTDSGAPTLAGGSLARPLSRIWTIGWFGYVNYLLFLANLLPALPFDGGRMLRGYLSSHGLVSSRDSIYAPWTARATAAILFLTGLARLLIKWRADGLTLIMLALLIEWLVRSESRILEDGGYFEDGVFGYDFSEGYTSLESSAAKVRPYRESAIRRWRRRRSELRRQRRMAREAAEERRMDEILDKLHRQGRSALTDEENRFLVRVSTRYRNRSKTQD, encoded by the coding sequence ATGAGCGATCCTCTGACGTGGTCCCCGATTCGCCTGGGCCGTTGGTTCGGGACGACAGTCCGCGTCCACATCTTCCTGATCCTGTTCGTGGGTTCCGAGCTGCTGATGGCCCTCCTGGCGACCAGGGCCGAGGACGGCGTGCGGCGCCTGCCCGCGACGGCGTGCTGGCTGGGCCTGCTGCTGGCGGCCCTGGCCATCCACGAGCTGGCGCACGCCCTGGCCGCCTACCTCCTGGATACCGAGCAGGAGGAGGTCCACCTGTGGCCCCTCGGCAACCTCGTGACGCCCTCGGCCCCCGCGCGGGGGGGCGAGCACATGCTGGTCGCCCTCGCCGGGCCGGCCGTCAGCGGCGCCCTGTTCCTCGGCATCGCCCTGGGCCTGGAATTCCTCGCCCGGGCCCACTTCGTCTGGAACCCGTTCGGCAACGGCCCGGTGGCGGGGGTGACCGATTCGGGCGCCCCGACGCTGGCGGGCGGCTCGCTGGCACGGCCGCTATCCCGGATCTGGACCATCGGATGGTTCGGCTACGTCAATTACCTGCTGTTCCTCGCGAACCTGCTCCCCGCGCTCCCGTTCGACGGCGGCCGGATGCTCCGGGGCTACCTGTCCTCGCACGGCCTGGTGTCGTCCCGCGACAGCATCTACGCCCCCTGGACCGCCCGGGCCACCGCCGCGATCCTCTTCCTCACGGGCCTGGCCCGACTCCTCATCAAGTGGCGGGCGGACGGCCTCACGCTGATCATGCTGGCCCTGCTGATCGAATGGCTCGTGCGGAGCGAGTCGCGCATCCTCGAGGACGGAGGGTACTTCGAAGACGGCGTCTTCGGCTATGATTTCTCCGAGGGCTACACGAGCCTCGAGAGTTCGGCCGCCAAGGTCCGCCCCTACCGCGAGAGCGCGATCCGACGGTGGCGGAGGAGGCGTTCCGAACTCCGCCGCCAGCGGCGGATGGCCCGCGAGGCCGCCGAGGAGCGGCGCATGGACGAGATCCTCGACAAGCTCCACCGGCAGGGCCGGTCCGCCCTCACCGACGAGGAGAACCGGTTCCTCGTACGCGTCAGCACCCGCTACCGGAATCGGTCCAAGACCCAGGACTGA